Proteins encoded within one genomic window of Candidatus Binataceae bacterium:
- the phoU gene encoding phosphate signaling complex protein PhoU — MDSSQPQHTNRQYEVELRAVRADLLKMGGLVEHQIAQAMEALVNRDTPKARATIARDAEVNRMDVEIDERCVQLLALHQPAASDLRFITTGLKITTDLERIGDNAVNICERVLELNEEPQLKPYLDLPRMAELAQSMVKDSLDAFVRDDTVLAEEVIARDDEVDQLNYQIYRELLSYMAEDAKTIPRATRLLFISKYLERIADHATNIAEMVVFMVKGRTIRHMDKKKQ; from the coding sequence ATGGACAGCTCGCAGCCCCAGCACACCAATCGCCAGTACGAGGTCGAACTGCGCGCGGTGCGCGCCGACCTGCTCAAGATGGGCGGGCTGGTCGAGCACCAGATCGCGCAGGCGATGGAGGCGCTGGTCAACCGCGATACGCCCAAGGCGCGGGCGACGATCGCCCGCGACGCCGAGGTCAACCGGATGGACGTCGAGATCGACGAGCGCTGCGTGCAGCTGCTCGCGCTCCATCAGCCGGCCGCCAGCGATCTGCGCTTCATCACCACCGGGCTCAAGATTACCACCGACCTCGAACGGATCGGCGACAATGCCGTCAACATTTGCGAGCGCGTGCTCGAGCTCAACGAGGAGCCCCAGCTCAAGCCCTACCTCGACCTGCCGCGGATGGCCGAGCTAGCGCAGTCGATGGTCAAGGACAGCCTCGACGCCTTCGTGCGCGATGACACCGTGCTGGCCGAGGAAGTGATCGCGCGCGACGACGAAGTCGATCAGCTCAACTACCAGATCTACCGTGAGCTGCTTTCCTACATGGCCGAGGATGCGAAGACGATTCCGCGCGCGACCCGCCTGCTGTTCATCTCCAAGTATTTGGAACGCATCGCCGACCACGCGACCAATATCGCCGAGATGGTCGTCTTCATGGTCAAGGGGCGAACCATCCGCCACATGGACAAGAAAAAGCAGTGA
- the pstB gene encoding phosphate ABC transporter ATP-binding protein PstB, whose translation MGDAGGCADAALSAMVDKLVVRNLSAWFDQTRALNAINLTFPANVVTAIIGPSGCGKSTLVRCLNRMHEVVPGARAEGEVLLDGEDIYAPGVDPVQVRRRIGMVFQKPTPFPTMSIEDNVAAGLKLNGIALKRAERDRIVERSLRQAALWDEVKDRLRRPGASLSGGQQQRLCVARALAVEPEVLLMDEPCSALDPISTARIEELLLELKASYTIVLVTHNMQQAARTADLTAFLYAGELIEFGDTRQVFTNPARRETEDYITGRFG comes from the coding sequence ATGGGTGACGCGGGGGGATGCGCGGATGCCGCGCTGAGCGCCATGGTTGACAAGCTCGTCGTGCGCAATCTCAGCGCCTGGTTCGACCAGACCCGCGCGCTGAACGCGATCAACCTGACGTTTCCGGCCAACGTGGTCACCGCGATCATCGGGCCCTCGGGATGCGGCAAATCCACCCTCGTGCGCTGCCTCAATCGGATGCATGAGGTCGTACCCGGCGCCCGGGCCGAGGGCGAGGTCCTGCTCGACGGTGAGGACATCTACGCCCCCGGGGTCGATCCGGTGCAGGTGCGCCGGCGGATCGGGATGGTTTTCCAGAAGCCGACTCCCTTTCCGACCATGTCGATCGAGGACAATGTCGCCGCAGGCCTCAAGCTCAACGGGATCGCGCTCAAGCGCGCCGAGCGCGACCGTATTGTCGAGCGCAGCCTGCGCCAGGCGGCGCTGTGGGACGAGGTCAAGGACCGGCTGCGGCGGCCGGGCGCCAGTCTCTCGGGCGGCCAGCAGCAGCGGCTGTGCGTGGCGCGGGCGCTGGCGGTCGAACCCGAAGTGCTCCTGATGGACGAGCCGTGCTCGGCGCTCGACCCGATCTCGACCGCCCGTATTGAGGAGCTGCTGCTGGAGCTCAAGGCTAGCTACACAATCGTGCTGGTGACGCATAATATGCAACAGGCGGCCCGCACGGCGGACCTGACCGCGTTCCTCTACGCCGGGGAGCTGATCGAGTTCGGCGACACCCGCCAGGTCTTTACCAACCCGGCCCGCCGCGAGACCGAGGATTACATCACGGGGCGCTTCGGCTAG
- the pstA gene encoding phosphate ABC transporter permease PstA — protein MNGQAVTRTRRDRWRKVKSDLMMGVTVVATVITLLPLFIILGYLVAKGASSLNLAFFIHMPAPVGEAGGGMANAIVGTLELIGLAMLMGVPVGIGTGLYLASHRTSRFADALRFGADVMMGVPSIVVGIFAYAVIVRPMGGFSALAGAFALAVIMIPLVTRTTEEMLLLVPHELREAALALGVPAWRTTLSVVARTAAGGIATGVILAIARIAGETAPLLFTAFGNRFWSTSLTNPIATLTVQVYTYAISPFPDWQRQAWAGALVLTAIVLALELGVRWVTRGDARMPR, from the coding sequence ATGAACGGGCAAGCGGTGACGCGCACGCGGCGCGATCGCTGGCGCAAGGTCAAGAGCGACCTGATGATGGGCGTGACCGTGGTCGCGACCGTCATCACGCTGCTCCCGCTGTTCATCATCCTTGGCTACCTGGTTGCCAAGGGCGCCTCGAGTCTCAACCTTGCCTTCTTCATCCACATGCCCGCGCCGGTGGGCGAGGCCGGCGGCGGGATGGCCAACGCGATCGTCGGCACGCTGGAGCTGATCGGGTTGGCGATGCTGATGGGGGTGCCGGTGGGAATCGGCACCGGCCTCTACCTCGCCTCGCATCGCACGAGCCGCTTCGCCGACGCGCTGCGCTTCGGCGCCGACGTCATGATGGGGGTGCCGTCGATCGTGGTCGGGATCTTCGCCTACGCGGTGATCGTACGGCCGATGGGCGGCTTCTCGGCCCTGGCCGGCGCCTTTGCCCTGGCGGTGATCATGATTCCGCTGGTTACCCGGACTACCGAGGAGATGCTGCTGCTGGTGCCGCACGAGCTGCGCGAGGCGGCGCTTGCGCTGGGTGTCCCGGCCTGGCGTACCACGCTGTCGGTGGTCGCGCGTACGGCGGCGGGCGGAATCGCCACCGGTGTCATCCTGGCGATCGCGCGGATCGCGGGCGAGACCGCGCCGCTACTGTTTACCGCTTTTGGCAACCGTTTCTGGTCAACCTCGCTGACCAATCCGATCGCGACCCTCACCGTGCAGGTCTACACCTACGCCATCTCGCCCTTCCCCGACTGGCAGCGTCAGGCGTGGGCAGGCGCGCTGGTGCTGACGGCGATCGTGCTCGCGCTGGAGCTGGGAGTAAGATGGGTGACGCGGGGGGATGCGCGGATGCCGCGCTGA
- the pstC gene encoding phosphate ABC transporter permease subunit PstC translates to MAPGGVARARSFHVRLHGDRIFNFVTLVLALASLSILLGLAIALVVNSAPSLRAFGWGFALSSDWDPVNERYGALPFIYGTAISSALALLIAVPLSLGVALCLSELAPAWLSRRLGFMVELLAAIPSVVYGLWAIFVLGPWLRDRVEPLLSATLGFLPLFQGPQVSVSMLCAGVVLAIMVIPYVAAVCTDVFRAVPQTQREAALALGATRWEMVRMAVLPYGLSGIIGAIILGLGRALGETIAVAMVIGNSPEISLSLFKPSATLASVIANEFAEATSAMHVSALVELGLVLLVLGLIINIVARALVLGATQNRFEAEQ, encoded by the coding sequence ATGGCACCGGGGGGTGTCGCGCGCGCTCGTTCCTTCCACGTCCGTTTGCACGGCGACCGCATCTTCAATTTCGTCACGCTGGTGCTCGCGCTGGCGAGCCTGAGCATCCTGCTCGGCCTGGCGATCGCGCTAGTTGTTAATTCCGCGCCGTCGCTGAGGGCTTTCGGCTGGGGCTTCGCCCTCAGTTCGGATTGGGACCCGGTCAACGAGCGCTACGGCGCGCTGCCCTTCATCTACGGAACCGCGATTTCCTCGGCGCTTGCGTTGCTGATTGCGGTGCCACTCAGCCTTGGCGTTGCGCTTTGCCTAAGCGAGCTGGCGCCGGCGTGGCTCAGCCGGCGTCTGGGTTTCATGGTCGAGTTGCTGGCCGCGATTCCTTCGGTGGTTTACGGCCTGTGGGCGATTTTCGTGCTCGGGCCGTGGCTGCGCGACCGCGTCGAGCCTTTGCTCAGCGCGACGCTCGGCTTCCTGCCGCTGTTCCAGGGTCCGCAGGTTTCGGTCAGCATGCTGTGCGCGGGTGTGGTGCTCGCGATCATGGTCATTCCCTACGTCGCGGCGGTTTGCACCGACGTCTTCCGCGCGGTGCCGCAGACGCAGCGCGAGGCCGCGCTGGCGCTGGGCGCCACCCGATGGGAGATGGTGCGGATGGCGGTCCTGCCATACGGACTGTCAGGAATCATCGGCGCGATCATCCTCGGGCTCGGCCGCGCGCTGGGCGAGACGATTGCGGTTGCGATGGTGATCGGCAACTCGCCCGAGATTTCGCTCTCGCTGTTCAAACCCTCGGCCACGCTGGCCAGCGTGATCGCCAACGAGTTTGCCGAGGCGACCTCGGCGATGCACGTCTCGGCGCTGGTCGAATTGGGCCTGGTGCTGCTGGTGCTCGGGCTCATCATCAATATCGTCGCGCGCGCGCTGGTGCTGGGTGCGACTCAGAACCGCTTCGAGGCCGAGCAATGA
- the serS gene encoding serine--tRNA ligase: protein MLDIRLIREQPDRVKADLGKCGVDPAEIDRILETDARRRRLQHQLDELRARRTRESRELGKAAPEERERRRAGMRELGDRIGAGERELAEIEREFEQLMLGVRNLPRPYVPIGKSEADNRIVRGEGEPRKFDFKPLPHWELGERLGIIDFERGVKLSGTRFYLLVGLGARLERALIAWMLDVKTREQGYLEVIPPLMVNSATATGTGQLPKFGDTMYRDIEEDYWFIPTAEVPLTNLYRDEILDAERLPIYLTAYTPCFRREKMSAGRDVRGIKRGHQFDKVEMVKLVAPETSDAELDKLVDNAVELCRRLKIPYRVVQLCTADLGFSSAATCDIEMWAPGLGEWLEVSSCSNCTDFQPRRANLRFRPARGARPEYVHALNGSGLGLPRTLIAVLENYQQADGSVMVPEVLRPYMDGIEVIRAR, encoded by the coding sequence ATGCTCGACATTCGCCTCATCCGCGAACAACCGGACCGCGTCAAGGCCGATCTGGGCAAGTGCGGCGTCGATCCCGCCGAGATCGATCGGATCCTGGAAACCGACGCGCGCCGCCGGCGGCTCCAGCATCAACTCGACGAGCTGCGCGCGCGGCGCACGCGCGAATCGCGCGAATTAGGCAAAGCGGCGCCCGAGGAGCGCGAGCGGCGGCGGGCCGGGATGCGCGAGCTGGGCGACAGGATCGGCGCCGGCGAGCGCGAATTGGCAGAGATCGAGCGCGAATTCGAGCAACTGATGCTCGGCGTGCGCAACCTGCCGCGCCCTTACGTTCCCATCGGCAAGAGCGAGGCTGACAACAGGATCGTGCGGGGCGAGGGCGAGCCGCGCAAATTTGACTTCAAGCCGCTGCCGCATTGGGAACTCGGGGAACGGCTGGGGATTATCGACTTCGAGCGCGGGGTCAAGCTTTCGGGCACGCGCTTCTACCTGCTGGTCGGGCTCGGCGCTCGGCTGGAGCGTGCGCTGATCGCCTGGATGCTCGACGTCAAGACGCGCGAGCAGGGCTACCTCGAAGTGATTCCGCCGCTGATGGTCAACAGCGCGACCGCCACCGGCACCGGACAGCTGCCCAAGTTCGGAGACACGATGTACCGCGACATCGAGGAGGACTACTGGTTCATCCCGACCGCCGAGGTGCCGCTCACCAATCTCTACCGCGACGAGATTCTCGACGCCGAGCGCCTGCCGATCTATCTGACCGCGTATACGCCGTGCTTTCGGCGCGAGAAGATGTCGGCCGGGCGCGACGTGCGCGGCATCAAGCGCGGCCATCAGTTCGACAAGGTCGAGATGGTCAAGCTGGTCGCGCCCGAGACGTCCGACGCCGAGCTGGACAAGCTGGTCGATAATGCGGTCGAGTTGTGCCGGCGGCTGAAGATTCCGTACCGGGTCGTGCAGTTGTGCACCGCCGATCTCGGCTTTTCCAGCGCCGCGACCTGCGACATCGAAATGTGGGCGCCGGGGCTGGGCGAATGGCTCGAGGTCAGTTCATGCTCGAACTGCACCGATTTTCAGCCGCGCCGCGCCAACCTGCGCTTTCGCCCGGCCAGGGGCGCGCGTCCAGAATACGTGCACGCGCTCAACGGTTCGGGCCTCGGACTGCCGCGCACGCTGATCGCCGTGCTGGAGAACTACCAGCAGGCCGACGGTAGCGTGATGGTGCCGGAGGTGCTGCGCCCGTACATGGACGGAATCGAGGTTATCCGAGCGCGCTAG
- a CDS encoding YraN family protein, with protein MKLAEHLRALAERIGSGWDFGFASLAGLDRMALGRRGERIAERHLRRRGYRILERNFCAAGAEIDLVALDGDTLVFVEVKTRRTAASGTPAESVHPLKQSRLRRAAEMYALSRHAQDRAMRFDVVEVHAGPARHLELLRDAF; from the coding sequence GTGAAGCTGGCAGAGCATCTGCGGGCCCTGGCGGAGCGGATCGGCAGTGGGTGGGATTTCGGATTCGCCTCGCTCGCCGGGCTGGACCGGATGGCGCTGGGGAGGCGCGGCGAGCGTATCGCCGAGCGCCATCTCAGGCGGCGCGGCTATCGCATCCTTGAGCGCAACTTCTGCGCAGCGGGCGCCGAGATCGACCTGGTTGCGCTCGACGGCGATACGCTGGTGTTCGTCGAGGTCAAGACCCGGCGCACGGCAGCGAGCGGCACGCCCGCCGAATCGGTCCATCCGCTCAAGCAGAGCCGTCTGCGGCGCGCCGCCGAAATGTATGCGCTTAGCCGTCATGCGCAGGACCGCGCGATGCGTTTCGACGTGGTCGAGGTCCATGCAGGCCCGGCCCGTCATCTCGAACTTCTAAGGGACGCTTTTTGA
- the gatC gene encoding Asp-tRNA(Asn)/Glu-tRNA(Gln) amidotransferase subunit GatC, whose protein sequence is MAESKISLEQVRHVARLARLELTAAEEQRLQLELSDILGYVDKLNQLDTAEVAPTAQVGEAGTPAREDAVTNRAAPDAMLANAPARDGFLFKVPRIID, encoded by the coding sequence ATGGCGGAGAGCAAAATCAGTCTAGAGCAGGTGCGCCATGTCGCGCGGCTGGCGCGGCTTGAACTGACGGCGGCGGAAGAGCAGCGCCTCCAGCTCGAACTGAGCGACATCCTGGGTTACGTGGACAAGCTCAACCAGCTCGACACGGCCGAGGTAGCGCCGACCGCGCAGGTCGGCGAGGCGGGCACGCCGGCGCGCGAGGATGCGGTGACCAACCGCGCCGCGCCAGACGCGATGCTGGCCAATGCGCCGGCGCGCGACGGCTTCTTGTTCAAGGTGCCGAGGATCATCGATTAG
- the gatA gene encoding Asp-tRNA(Asn)/Glu-tRNA(Gln) amidotransferase subunit GatA encodes MASSELHRMTIAEARERLRRREISARELARACLDRIAAVEPRLNAFITVCETEAMAQAEEADRRLKAGDAPALCGIPLGIKDIYCTRGVRTTCASRILSNFVPPFDATTIEKLRAQGAVFVGKTNMDEFAMGSSTENSAFGPTRNPYDLERVAGGSSGGSAAAVAADECLAALGTDTGGSIREPASFCGVVGIKPTYSRVSRYGVVAYASSLDQVGPFAKTVRDAALVLGAVAGADPRDSTCSARPVPDYEAALVGDVRAIRVGVPREYFVEGMDPEVESAVRGALARLEAMGARCVEISLPHTGYAIAAYYVIATAEASANLARYDGVRYGLRAPAANSIELYNRTRAQGFGAEVKRRIMLGTFALSAGYYDAYYLKAQKVRTLIRGDFEAAFKTCDVIAAPVAPTTAFKLGEKTDDPLQMYLSDIFTISVNLAGLPGMSAPCGYDGRGMPVGLQLIGPPFGEEAILRAGDAWERAGGFERRPTRV; translated from the coding sequence ATGGCATCATCCGAACTTCACCGAATGACGATCGCCGAGGCGCGCGAGCGCCTGCGCCGGCGCGAGATCTCGGCGCGCGAGCTTGCCCGCGCCTGCCTTGACCGTATCGCGGCGGTCGAGCCACGCCTTAACGCCTTCATCACCGTGTGCGAGACCGAGGCGATGGCGCAGGCCGAGGAGGCCGACCGGCGGCTCAAGGCCGGCGACGCGCCCGCGCTGTGCGGCATCCCGCTGGGGATCAAGGACATTTACTGCACGCGCGGCGTGCGCACGACCTGCGCCTCGAGGATTCTCAGCAACTTCGTGCCGCCCTTCGACGCGACCACGATCGAAAAGCTCCGCGCACAAGGCGCCGTGTTCGTCGGCAAAACCAACATGGACGAGTTTGCTATGGGCTCGTCCACCGAGAACTCGGCTTTCGGCCCGACGCGTAATCCCTACGATCTCGAGCGCGTGGCGGGCGGCTCGTCAGGGGGTTCGGCAGCGGCGGTCGCCGCCGACGAGTGTCTTGCCGCGCTCGGCACCGACACCGGCGGTTCGATCCGCGAGCCGGCTTCGTTCTGCGGCGTGGTCGGAATCAAGCCAACCTACAGCAGAGTCAGCCGCTACGGCGTGGTCGCCTACGCATCCTCGCTCGACCAGGTCGGGCCGTTCGCCAAGACCGTGCGCGACGCCGCGCTCGTGCTGGGCGCGGTTGCCGGCGCCGACCCGCGCGATTCAACCTGCTCGGCGCGCCCGGTGCCGGACTACGAAGCCGCGCTGGTCGGCGACGTGCGCGCCATACGCGTCGGCGTGCCAAGGGAATACTTCGTCGAAGGGATGGACCCCGAGGTCGAGAGCGCGGTGCGCGGCGCGCTGGCGCGGCTGGAAGCGATGGGCGCGCGATGCGTCGAGATCTCGCTTCCGCATACCGGCTACGCGATCGCAGCGTACTATGTGATCGCGACCGCCGAGGCGAGCGCCAATCTGGCGCGCTACGACGGCGTGCGGTACGGCCTGCGCGCGCCCGCCGCCAACAGCATCGAGCTGTACAATCGCACCCGCGCGCAGGGCTTCGGAGCCGAAGTCAAGCGACGCATCATGCTCGGCACCTTCGCGCTCTCCGCCGGCTACTACGATGCCTACTATCTCAAGGCGCAGAAGGTGCGCACGCTCATCCGCGGCGACTTCGAGGCGGCTTTCAAGACCTGCGACGTGATCGCGGCGCCGGTCGCGCCGACCACCGCGTTCAAGCTCGGCGAGAAGACCGACGACCCGCTCCAGATGTATCTCTCGGACATCTTCACGATCTCGGTCAACCTGGCCGGGCTGCCCGGGATGTCGGCGCCGTGCGGCTACGACGGGCGCGGGATGCCGGTCGGGTTGCAGCTGATCGGGCCGCCGTTCGGCGAAGAGGCGATCCTGCGCGCGGGCGACGCGTGGGAACGCGCGGGCGGCTTTGAACGCCGCCCGACGCGAGTGTAA
- the gatB gene encoding Asp-tRNA(Asn)/Glu-tRNA(Gln) amidotransferase subunit GatB: MTNDAYEAVIGLEVHAQLLTRSKLFCGCATAFGAPPNHNVCPVCIGMPGVLPVLNRYAVELAIRTGLAAHCEIAPHSIFARKSYFYPDLPKGYQISQYDEPLCRHGYIELPALEGHAPRRIRLVRIHLEEDAGKNIHAENASLIDFNRSGVPLMEIVSEPDIRSPEEAAAYLRELRGILLALHASDVKMEEGSLRCDVNVSIRPRGSSELGVKTEIKNLNSFRFVEKAIAYEVRRQIEELSAGRRISQETHLWDPEREVTRPMRSKEFANDYRYFPEPDLPPIVVPSDLIESVRASMPELPAERRARYAREYGLNAYEAAVLTQDGELANYFEAAASGLSNRKAAANWVMTEVLRVVNESGKPLGDALAARLVPSPAETAALLKMVEQSRLSLSAAKSAFAAMCRSGKGAEATVGELGLTQVSDEGAIAEACDRIIAAEAAKVAEYRAGRDKLFGFFVGAVMKAMGGKANPKVVNDVLRRKLA, translated from the coding sequence ATGACTAATGACGCATACGAAGCGGTAATCGGGCTCGAGGTCCACGCTCAGCTCCTGACGCGCTCGAAGCTCTTCTGCGGATGCGCGACCGCATTCGGCGCGCCGCCCAACCATAACGTGTGCCCGGTGTGCATAGGGATGCCCGGCGTGCTGCCGGTACTCAACCGTTATGCGGTCGAGCTCGCGATCCGCACCGGGCTCGCCGCCCATTGCGAAATCGCGCCGCACTCAATCTTCGCGCGCAAAAGCTACTTCTACCCCGACCTGCCGAAGGGCTACCAGATTAGCCAGTACGACGAGCCGTTATGCCGCCACGGCTATATAGAATTGCCCGCGCTCGAAGGCCACGCGCCGCGGCGCATCCGCCTCGTCCGGATCCACCTCGAAGAAGACGCGGGCAAGAATATCCACGCCGAGAATGCGAGCCTGATCGATTTCAACCGCTCGGGGGTGCCCCTGATGGAAATCGTCAGCGAGCCCGACATCCGCTCGCCCGAGGAGGCCGCCGCCTACCTGCGCGAACTGCGCGGTATCCTGCTCGCGCTTCACGCCTCCGATGTCAAGATGGAGGAAGGGAGCCTGCGATGCGACGTCAACGTCTCGATACGCCCGCGCGGCAGCTCCGAGCTTGGCGTGAAGACCGAGATCAAAAACCTCAACTCGTTCCGCTTCGTCGAAAAGGCGATCGCGTACGAGGTCCGGCGCCAGATCGAGGAGCTGTCGGCTGGCCGGCGCATCTCGCAGGAGACCCACCTGTGGGATCCCGAGCGCGAGGTGACGCGTCCGATGCGCTCGAAGGAGTTCGCCAACGACTATCGCTATTTCCCCGAGCCCGACCTGCCGCCGATCGTCGTGCCGTCCGACCTCATCGAGAGCGTCCGCGCCTCGATGCCAGAGCTGCCGGCCGAACGGCGCGCGCGCTACGCGCGCGAGTACGGGCTGAACGCTTACGAAGCAGCAGTGCTGACGCAGGACGGTGAACTTGCCAATTACTTCGAAGCGGCCGCCTCCGGACTGAGTAATCGAAAGGCCGCCGCAAACTGGGTAATGACCGAGGTCCTGCGCGTCGTCAACGAATCGGGCAAGCCGCTTGGCGACGCGCTGGCGGCGCGCCTCGTACCTTCGCCCGCGGAGACCGCCGCACTGCTAAAGATGGTCGAGCAATCGCGCCTCAGCCTCAGTGCGGCGAAGAGCGCATTTGCCGCGATGTGCCGCTCGGGCAAGGGCGCCGAGGCGACCGTCGGCGAACTCGGGCTTACCCAGGTTTCCGACGAAGGCGCGATCGCCGAGGCGTGCGACCGGATCATCGCGGCCGAGGCGGCCAAGGTCGCCGAGTATCGCGCCGGGCGCGACAAGCTGTTCGGCTTCTTCGTCGGCGCGGTGATGAAGGCGATGGGCGGCAAGGCCAACCCCAAGGTGGTCAACGACGTCCTGCGCCGCAAGCTCGCCTGA
- a CDS encoding glycosyltransferase family 39 protein, with protein MLAGVLVVTALVYVRCLTNWFFSDDVIMIEKNRYISEWSFLWKSMTRDLWWFNNPDLNHAATTTFYQPMQSLWLGLGYHLFGASPVGWHLAKIALHLLVVVLVFRVAQILSGSTRVGLIAALLFGLLAVHAEPVVWATDVPEPLSTAFELGAFCLFIRRSSSGWKGLAGPLVLYALATFSHESAVMFPALIGAYVLLFENDRGLAPSTHDSPRASATARVGNAAALSAGFVGVALIYLGVRLAVLGQQQLFGFMTRVKTATLVQANIVPNVTVVHHSPAEILFTLPSVLLWYLKLLAIPWMAGPAHAADFVNSPSPGNFFAPLTVLLGLAIAGYLSMRNAPRAKLYLFCALWWMIAIAAAPIAGIKLGTGLVFDRYDYLASFAFCLLIADLAFSYAGGGIVRKRAVAGTVAALAAANAIALWRVQPVWHDNVSAFTRAVENAPLSARNRLSLVGALMGAGDFQAASRQLKAAAALAPDDAAIHFALAAVDMKLHRNEEAVRELKLYYDKAFPHRPPVTITLPPAGT; from the coding sequence ATGCTGGCGGGCGTACTCGTCGTGACCGCGCTCGTGTACGTGCGTTGCCTCACCAACTGGTTCTTTTCTGACGACGTGATCATGATTGAAAAGAACCGCTATATCTCCGAGTGGTCGTTTCTGTGGAAATCAATGACCCGGGATTTGTGGTGGTTTAATAACCCCGATCTCAACCATGCCGCGACAACAACCTTCTATCAGCCGATGCAGAGTCTATGGCTTGGTCTCGGCTACCATCTGTTCGGCGCCAGCCCGGTCGGATGGCATCTAGCGAAGATCGCGCTTCACTTGCTCGTGGTGGTGCTCGTCTTCCGCGTCGCCCAAATCCTGAGCGGCAGCACGCGCGTCGGCCTGATTGCTGCGCTTCTGTTCGGGCTGCTGGCGGTCCACGCCGAGCCGGTGGTGTGGGCAACCGACGTACCGGAACCGCTTTCGACCGCCTTCGAGCTTGGTGCGTTCTGCCTCTTCATTCGCCGCTCGAGCAGCGGATGGAAAGGCCTGGCGGGGCCGCTCGTCCTCTATGCGCTGGCAACCTTCAGTCACGAAAGCGCAGTGATGTTCCCAGCGCTGATAGGCGCGTACGTGCTTTTGTTCGAGAACGACCGTGGCTTGGCTCCCTCGACGCACGACTCGCCGCGGGCTTCCGCCACTGCGCGTGTAGGCAACGCCGCCGCCTTGTCGGCTGGGTTCGTGGGTGTTGCGCTAATCTACCTAGGTGTGCGTCTGGCCGTACTCGGGCAGCAGCAATTGTTCGGATTCATGACCAGAGTGAAAACTGCGACGCTGGTGCAGGCCAACATCGTGCCCAATGTGACCGTGGTGCATCACTCGCCGGCGGAGATTTTGTTCACCCTGCCGTCGGTGCTGCTGTGGTATCTGAAGCTGCTCGCGATTCCGTGGATGGCGGGGCCTGCCCACGCGGCTGATTTCGTCAACTCGCCGTCGCCGGGGAATTTCTTCGCTCCACTAACCGTCCTGCTCGGTCTTGCGATTGCCGGCTATCTGTCAATGCGAAACGCGCCGCGCGCGAAGCTGTATCTGTTTTGCGCGCTCTGGTGGATGATCGCGATAGCCGCCGCACCCATCGCCGGGATAAAACTGGGGACAGGTCTGGTTTTCGACCGCTACGACTACCTTGCCTCATTCGCTTTTTGCCTGCTGATCGCGGACCTCGCCTTCAGCTACGCGGGCGGTGGTATTGTGCGTAAACGGGCTGTGGCCGGAACGGTCGCGGCGCTCGCCGCGGCCAATGCGATCGCATTATGGCGCGTGCAGCCGGTGTGGCACGATAACGTCAGCGCGTTTACCCGCGCGGTCGAGAACGCTCCGCTATCGGCGCGCAACCGATTGTCACTGGTTGGCGCGCTGATGGGCGCAGGCGACTTCCAGGCGGCCTCGCGCCAGTTGAAGGCCGCCGCTGCTCTTGCTCCGGATGACGCGGCGATTCACTTCGCGCTGGCGGCGGTGGACATGAAACTGCATCGAAACGAGGAGGCAGTGCGCGAGCTTAAGCTCTATTACGACAAGGCCTTCCCGCATCGCCCTCCAGTAACGATTACGCTCCCACCGGCGGGTACTTGA